A genomic stretch from Sphaerodactylus townsendi isolate TG3544 linkage group LG15, MPM_Stown_v2.3, whole genome shotgun sequence includes:
- the LOC125444323 gene encoding cardiotrophin-2-like, protein MTFPLARSLLVVCAVFLHVVSPRPDLPAAAVSINQTFNLARHMQLNSTVLVHTYLIHQGSPFSDPDFGAQRIGYEGVPSADMPFLTWCNLSDYDRLSQNYKAYKKFFEFLVLVRNDQMELNSDKEDLVEMLKTTQLHIRGLINNLTSIMEALEFPVARTEDTLTLQATGTNNFEKKVRGYVVCLKYKEWIDRTVKDFARLAKKFPLPSFSP, encoded by the exons ATGACTTTCCCCTTGG CTAGAAGCCTCCTGGTGGTTTGCGCTGTCTTCCTGCACGTGGTCTCCCCGCGGCCTGATCTTCCTGCCGCCGCCGTTTCCATCAACCAAACCTTCAACCTGGCCCGCCACATGCAACTCAACAGCACTGTCCTTGTGCACACCTAT CTGATCCACCAAGGCAGTCCGTTTAGCGACCCTGACTTTGGTGCCCAAAGGATCGGTTATGAGGGGGTACCGTCGGCCGACATGCCTTTCCTCACCTGGTGTAACCTCAGTGACTATGACCGCCTCAGTCAGAACTACAAGGCCTACAAGAAGTTCTTCGAGTTCCTGGTGCTGGTCCGGAATGACCAGATGGAGCTAAACTCCGACAAAGAGGACCTGGTGGAGATGCTGAAAACCACCCAGCTTCATATCCGAGGCCTAATCAACAACTTGACTTCCATCATGGAGGCCTTAGAGTTCCCAGTCGCCAGGACCGAGGACACGCTCACGTTGCAGGCTACTGGAACCAACAACTTTGAGAAAAAGGTTCGGGGGTACGTAGTGTGCCTCAAGTACAAAGAGTGGATTGACCGGACCGTGAAAGACTTTGCTCGCCTCGCAAAGAAATTCCCTCTACCCAGCTTCTCACCCTAA